The proteins below come from a single Rhodohalobacter sp. SW132 genomic window:
- a CDS encoding CdaR family protein has product MGIFKTTKDKITELLTGRWGVDEDDDTKMFSRQKVLGFAFAMLLSISLWVIVNMGRDYNVSMMIPIEIAQIPEDVALSSEIPNHAAVSVSGEGWSLFNLYTNIPTISLSGDNQQVNMFEQVRQQIGSVSTVSVMQVDPMFIEIETEQRITKRVPVESNISLSTRSQFGILGSPRFIPDSVTVTGPASRVEQIESWSTEESTIADVSTNLELNVELESPGSGLTVSPSEVQLRADIAEFTEAQVRIPVRTRDLPSGVAITFSPSSILVRYDVPIEQYNDVQDIRPFVAFVDYERIEADTTGLITPQLETVTDEYDVRLRSFQPTRISYFNILSD; this is encoded by the coding sequence GACAGGGCGGTGGGGCGTCGATGAAGATGACGACACCAAAATGTTTTCCCGCCAAAAAGTGCTCGGATTTGCATTTGCAATGTTGCTTTCCATCAGCCTTTGGGTGATTGTAAATATGGGGCGAGATTATAACGTAAGTATGATGATTCCCATCGAAATTGCACAAATCCCTGAAGATGTAGCTCTGAGCAGCGAAATTCCCAATCATGCAGCTGTAAGCGTAAGTGGTGAGGGCTGGAGTCTGTTTAATTTATATACAAACATTCCGACCATCTCACTCAGCGGGGATAATCAGCAGGTAAATATGTTTGAGCAGGTGAGGCAGCAGATCGGATCGGTTTCTACTGTGAGCGTGATGCAGGTTGATCCGATGTTTATTGAGATTGAAACAGAGCAGCGAATTACAAAACGAGTACCTGTTGAATCGAACATCAGCCTTTCTACCCGCTCTCAGTTCGGAATTTTGGGGTCACCCCGATTTATACCAGACAGCGTTACCGTTACAGGCCCCGCATCGCGTGTAGAACAAATTGAGTCATGGAGCACTGAAGAATCAACGATTGCTGATGTAAGCACGAACCTTGAACTGAATGTGGAGTTGGAATCACCGGGATCCGGCTTGACAGTAAGCCCTTCTGAAGTGCAATTACGGGCTGATATAGCCGAATTTACCGAAGCTCAGGTTCGCATTCCCGTCCGTACACGAGACCTTCCTTCAGGAGTAGCCATTACATTTTCGCCATCCTCGATACTTGTTCGGTATGATGTGCCGATTGAGCAGTATAATGATGTGCAGGATATCCGCCCCTTTGTGGCTTTTGTAGATTACGAAAGAATCGAAGCCGACACCACGGGTCTGATTACACCACAGCTCGAAACGGTAACGGATGAATATGATGTGCGCCTGAGAAGTTTTCAGCCAACCCGTATTTCCTATTTCAATATTCTTTCTGATTAA
- a CDS encoding CsgE family curli-type amyloid fiber assembly protein, with amino-acid sequence MVQRIIIFIVLAVLLNGWHPAGNDDVSELERCSDLDVIYEVKEGDNLYEISAHYGSYLFWESIYVANADILNDPNLIFPGQQIRIPYNIAYYQQNELAMSDVLENPFCKLSELPYRQVQNRFITRYDLAFLENKANAERHQEKEEAEKKEQERMAELHAEELQRETRVNQRESNQEQVQRESERQMLIEIDGMVHDETRSKVGRDFYDVFYSHWQSPPEAGNFTIRVDEQPSPNMGTTIMVKVNQTETFKMRLQPRYEMIQEAGKYAVHQTYMHLKNNPQGTLIY; translated from the coding sequence ATGGTACAACGTATTATCATATTTATAGTATTGGCAGTATTGCTGAACGGTTGGCATCCGGCAGGTAATGATGATGTTTCAGAGCTGGAACGGTGTAGTGATCTTGACGTTATCTACGAAGTAAAAGAGGGTGATAATCTCTATGAAATCAGCGCACATTATGGAAGCTACCTTTTTTGGGAGTCGATCTATGTGGCAAATGCAGATATACTAAACGATCCAAACCTGATTTTCCCCGGGCAGCAAATTCGGATACCATACAACATCGCGTACTATCAGCAGAATGAGCTGGCTATGAGTGATGTGCTTGAAAATCCCTTTTGTAAACTATCGGAGCTTCCTTACAGGCAGGTACAAAATCGATTTATAACACGCTATGATTTAGCATTTTTAGAGAATAAAGCTAATGCAGAACGTCATCAGGAGAAAGAAGAAGCAGAGAAAAAAGAGCAGGAGAGAATGGCAGAACTTCATGCAGAAGAACTGCAGAGAGAGACCAGGGTAAATCAAAGAGAAAGCAACCAGGAGCAGGTACAGAGAGAATCAGAGAGGCAGATGCTGATTGAGATCGACGGAATGGTGCACGACGAAACGCGTTCGAAGGTGGGCCGCGATTTCTACGATGTATTCTATTCCCATTGGCAGTCACCGCCTGAAGCAGGCAACTTCACTATTCGGGTGGATGAACAGCCTTCACCAAACATGGGAACAACCATCATGGTAAAGGTGAATCAAACGGAAACTTTCAAAATGAGGCTGCAGCCCCGTTATGAAATGATCCAGGAAGCCGGTAAATACGCGGTTCACCAAACATATATGCATCTGAAAAATAACCCGCAAGGGACTTTAATCTACTAA
- a CDS encoding 4-hydroxy-3-methylbut-2-enyl diphosphate reductase, whose protein sequence is MARKSFDIPKMYRSPIIRKVKEANKVTDPRKKDLEPSELNFGPLTVLIPRHFGFCYGVENAIDIAYRTVEENPDKNIYLLSEMIHNPTVNEDLLEKGVKFLFDTDGTERIPIESLHSDDIVIVPAFGTTLDIQEKLQQQGIDPYQYNTTCPFVEKVWKRGKQLGKKGYSLVVHGKHRHEETRATFSHSADHSPVVVVLNPEEARILAEIMTEERPIEDFEKYFGHKSTEGFDPLKDLEFFGVINQTTMLATETQEVMNILKNASKKRFGEANVQNHFADTSDTLCYATNENQSATYALADAKPDLAIVVGGYNSSNTMHLVEILEDHCPTFHVRDANEFDSPEAILHFDQWEKEMKETKNWLPADKKNLRVALTSGASCPDVLVDEVLLKILSFFDQTREVDDVIEPFEKTMAAAT, encoded by the coding sequence ATGGCACGAAAGTCGTTCGACATCCCGAAAATGTACCGGTCACCGATCATCCGAAAAGTAAAGGAGGCGAACAAGGTTACCGATCCGCGTAAAAAAGACCTGGAGCCTTCAGAACTCAATTTTGGTCCGCTTACAGTGTTAATCCCGCGGCATTTTGGATTCTGCTACGGCGTGGAAAACGCTATCGATATCGCATACCGCACGGTGGAGGAGAATCCGGATAAAAATATCTACCTGCTCAGCGAGATGATCCACAATCCCACCGTAAACGAGGATCTGCTCGAAAAAGGTGTGAAATTTCTGTTTGATACGGATGGCACGGAGCGAATTCCAATCGAATCGCTCCATTCCGATGATATCGTGATTGTGCCCGCCTTCGGCACGACACTCGATATCCAGGAAAAACTTCAGCAGCAAGGGATCGATCCTTATCAATACAACACCACCTGCCCCTTTGTGGAGAAGGTGTGGAAGCGTGGAAAACAGCTCGGTAAAAAGGGATATAGCCTGGTGGTTCACGGGAAACACCGGCACGAGGAGACCCGGGCCACATTCTCTCACAGTGCCGATCATTCACCGGTAGTTGTTGTACTGAACCCGGAGGAGGCCCGTATCCTGGCTGAAATTATGACCGAAGAACGTCCGATTGAAGATTTTGAAAAATATTTTGGCCACAAAAGCACCGAAGGATTCGACCCGCTTAAAGATCTTGAATTTTTCGGGGTGATCAATCAAACCACCATGCTGGCTACCGAAACCCAGGAAGTGATGAATATCTTGAAGAATGCTTCCAAAAAACGATTTGGGGAAGCTAACGTGCAAAATCATTTTGCGGACACTTCAGATACGTTATGTTACGCCACGAACGAAAATCAGTCCGCCACGTATGCCCTCGCCGATGCAAAGCCGGATCTTGCAATTGTGGTTGGCGGTTACAACTCATCGAATACGATGCATCTTGTTGAAATCCTGGAGGATCATTGCCCTACGTTTCACGTGCGGGATGCAAATGAATTCGATTCACCTGAAGCAATTCTCCATTTTGACCAGTGGGAGAAGGAGATGAAAGAGACAAAAAACTGGCTGCCTGCAGATAAGAAGAATCTTAGAGTTGCACTAACTTCCGGAGCCTCATGTCCGGATGTGCTGGTGGATGAGGTTCTGTTGAAAATACTTTCGTTCTTTGACCAGACAAGAGAGGTGGATGACGTGATCGAACCGTTTGAGAAAACGATGGCAGCAGCTACCTAA